The DNA sequence CTCGCCAGATTTATTTTTTGTGTTTCGCTTAATTGAATTTGGGTCACACCACATCGAAAAGCATCATAAATCGGTGCCGTTTCTAAAATGGGATATTTGCTCATGACCGAAATATTGGTGCTTGCCAAGTAAAAATAGTAGCCCAATGCATCGGCTATCAATGCTCCCGACCCATAGGTTTCTTGCATCATGACGATATCGGTCTTGGTGTCTTTTATGAAGTCGATGACTTGCTTTGGGCCGATTTCCCTGCCATGTCTGCGCCCGCCATGCCAAATATTCCAGGCCATTAGGTTCAATTCTTCTACCCTATCGGAAGTCGGTCGCGGCAATGTTGCGGCAGGAACCAGCGCTTCGTATTTTTTGGCAATGGTAGTTGCATGCAAAACCCCGCTATGAATCTTAAATTCGTCCAAAGCACCCTGAAATGATGGCGACTCCATATCGGCCAGGGCATCATTGGCCAATACCGTGGGCAGTTCGCTGTTCAGACTGCCGATCCCTTTAATGTTGTAAATGGCCACATTGACCCCATCAAAGTACATACGGGCCTCATTTTTTACCCTATCGACGGTAAACACTATAAAATGCCATTGATTGTCATTGATTTGTTGTCGCGGTGATGTGGGACGATAATCCAATCGGTGTTCACCATCGCCAATGTTCCATGCCCAACTTCCATCAGGTTGACAGGTTAGGGCCCATCCCTTATTTTTTCCACTGGTTCTGCTATGGCCAAAAGAATGATTGGTGGTATAATCTTTAATATCGCCCGAATTCCAGTCTTTGTTGGCAGCGATTACTTGATATTCGTTGTTTTCGGCTTTTGTTTGCACCCAGACCTCAACCGAAAAATTTTGGTTTTCCCATAGGGGGGCCAGTTGGTCATCGGAACCGATTTTCAGATGGCTTTTCAAAAAATAGTTCGCCTTGCCCGAAATGCCCTGCTGAATAGAGTCTTTTCCATTTACACGATATAAATTTGATTGCCCAGTATCATCTATGGTTACGGAAACCACTACCTCGGTTTTCGGTGGGTCTTGAAAGGCGTATCCGTAAGCGGCACAAAAGCCCAATATGATAATGAAAAGCAGTCTCATGGCCTTTTATTGTCCATTTTTCCTAGTTTACGCGGTGAAGCTTTACTGCTAAATACTTTTTACAAAGCCCCATGATCATATTGAAACCTTTACGTTTTGTTCCGTGATGGTACTATGCATGGTATGGGCATGTGGAATCTTCAATTCATGAGGAGTGGGCGGAATGAACTGTGTTTCCCTACCTTCTAAGTGCAATGTGCTTTTTTCCATATCTAAAGTTAGAAGGGTATACAGCGGATTGCGGTACGGACAGGTTTTGCTGAGATTGGGGTACGCAGCTTCTATGTGGGGTGCGAAACGGTGGTATTGGTATTTGTCCCCGACCCATTTATAAGACATGCTGTTAATCTGTATGTACGGAATATCATTAATGGTCTTTACATAATCGGTATGGTGATGCCCACTGAAACAGGCGATGACCTTCGATTGTTTCGTTGAAATTTTGGCTTCTTCGAAAATGGCCCTGATTTCTGCTCCATTAGCGACGCCCCCTTCAGCCTCCATACTCTGATGACAAAATACAATGGTCGGTTTTCTTGTGTTTTCCAAATCGCTTTTCAGCCATTCTTTTTGTTCGTCACCAATATAGCGATCATAGCCCGACCAAGGTTTTGGGTTTTTATCGTTACCGTCCAAAACAATAAAGTGCAGCCCGCCATGATCAAAGGTATAGTAGCGTTTTCCCATTTGCCACCACGTCATCGTCTGCTCTCGTGTAAAGCCCAGATCGAGCATGTCGTGATTGCCCAATACATGATATTTAGAGCCTTCAAATTCGTTCCAAACATCCAAAAATGGTTGGTTGCGTTTTCGTGGCAGGGCAAAATCACCCAATTGAATGATGAAATTCGGCTGGCGTTTCTTCATATCTTCCATAAAAAACCGCAGCCTTTCCACACCATCATGAATGATGTCTTGATGCACATCGGCCACGATGCCGATTCGTAACGGTTTTTTGTCAAAGATGCCCTCAAACGCCTTTAAGGGTATTGGCATTGCGGCCATTGCCCCCACTGCCAATGATTTTTTGACAAAGTTTCTTCGTTCCATTATTTTCGACGTTTTAACGGTGTCTAAACCTACCCATGGTTTGATGGATAACTTCTTTCTCTTTTACCAGCAATTTATTCAATTTTGTCGTATTCAGAACGTAAACCTGTTTTACTCTTCACCATGCCTTACCTCGTTAAATGGTAAATTTTTATTCTTCCTGAAATCAAAGCTGCCATAGAAGAACAGGCGCATGGTATGGTTGAGATTGTAAACATTGCCCGCAGCGAGTTGCTGATAGACCATCATATATCCGCAGTCCACTTTCCAATGCTTACTCAATTTGTGCTTTATGCCAACAGTTAATCTGTTCTGGTTAAAGGTGTTGAAGATTACATCTTTACCAAAATTTAGGTGTGTTTCATTAGCTAATATAAATTCTGTGGGCCCACCCTGTTTAAAAGGAAATCCGGCACTGACCAGAAATCGAATACGGTTGACAAAAGAATCGTCTCTTAATGATTGGCCGTCCTGCACATTATTGAAAAAGCGTTGCTCCAATCTAATTCTGAACAAAGCGTTCATCTTTTCATAACGTCTAGATATACTTAACTGCTGGTAAATTCTATTCTCGTTTTGAAAACTGTCCCAATCACCGGTCGGGGTCAACCAAAGGTGCGCATAACCTACCGCTAACCGAAGGTTGGCATTTAAATAATACTGCCCGCCTACACGAAGGAAATAGAAATTGGGATCCGCCAAAAAATTGTTTCTGCGAACATGGATATCATTCAATAGGGCCCAACGATCGGCAATTCTGAATACATTGTTTGTTGAAATCCAAAATTGAGCATTCTCATTTACAACTTTTTCAGGTAGCTCTTGACCGTAAGATGAGTGACTTACCAAAAACAGCACTAAGATTGCCCCAATAATGATAGATTTCAACTGACTTAATTTAGAGAATAAAATTCAGTGGTGTTCGATAAAACTTTTTATAATCTAACATGAATGTCGGCAACGTTCTTATCGTTACTTATCGCTTTTCCTTCAATGGTCGGGAATACGAAGAAGTCGCCATAAACACTACCCGAAAGACTATGAATATGCGAAGATACTTTAAAAGCACAAACCTTAAATTATCTGGTCAAGACAAATCATAAGGACTTGAAAGTATGCAAATAAAAATGGAATTTTTTGAGGGATTGTCAAGATTTTGCTTTTGCCGACCCTAGTTGTTCAAATAATCATTTTATTGAACTTTTCTCAAGATACTAAAATCCGAATGATGAAATGTTTTAAAATAGGAAGGCCGCGCCTTTATCTATGGCTAAAAAATATTCCAAACTACTTACGTTATGACTATTATGTAAGGTTTTCGCTATAAAGGAATGTGATCTATTGGGTAATTACATTCAGTACTTTTCAGGCACGAAAGTTTGATATGTAATCGGAGGGCGAACATAACCTTCATGTTCAGGCAAAGCAGGCAGCTCTACCGGCGGATATTCTGTTTTTTCGTAGGGAATCTGACTAAGGACATGACTGATACAATTTAGCCGTGCCTTCTTCTTATTGTCCGCATTCACTACATACCAGGGTACCTGTTTGGTATCTGTATGGGCAAACATGTCATCTTTAGCTTTGGAGTATTCCAACCATTTAGAGCGTGACTTCAAATCCATTGGACTAAATTTCCATCGCTTCAGGGGATCATTTATCCGGCTCTTAAAACGTTTTTCCTGCTCTTCGTCACTTACAGAAAACCAGTATTTCAGAAGTATAATACCCGATCTGACGAGCATACGCTCAAATTCAGGACAGGAACGTAAAAACTCGTGATACTCATCTTCAGAACAAAAACCCATTACTTTTTCTACACCCGCTCTGTTATACCAACTTCTATCAAATAGCACAATCTCCCCCGCAGCGGGTAAATGTGCCACATACCTCTGAAAATACCATTGAGTCTTCTCTTTTTCCGTAGGCACGCCCAAAGCAACCACCCTGCATACACGAGGGTTCAATGGTTCGGTAAATCTCTTGATTGTACCTCCTTTGCCAGAAGCATCTCTGCCTTCAAAGATAATTACCACCTTCAAACCTTGAGATTTTACCCATTCTTGAAGGTGAACTAGCTCTTTAAATAAACCATTGAGAGCCAACTCGTAGCTATCTTTTTCACCATTGCTAGATTTATTATTCACTTCTCCCATATCCAAATTTAAGCAAAAACAAAGCACATAGCAGCTGCAATTATTTTTTGGATAGCATCTTACATTGGTCAAAGAACACCTCTGTAAGGCGGTATTGCTCTTTGTATAAATCTTCCTTACAGATCCTTTATTTGAACTTATTAATTTGTCTTTGAAGAATAAGCACGTAAATAATAGTGAGCAAAACGAAAAATCCAATTGCAGGAATCAGAGCATTCAACTCTATTTCACCATCAGTATATAGATATCCCAATTCAGATACTGTTCCACCCAGTAAAAGACTAATTATTGCTCTAACCCACCATTTTCTTATGACAATCATCGTTTAATTGAACTTTTAAAGAAACTTTACCAAATCCCTTCCCCCGTACAGAACTCTTACTATACGTACATATCCTTTCAATTTACGATAGAAAATTATATGGGAGACATATGGAAAACTGAAAAGGCCTTCCTTAATTTCCCTTCTATCCTTTCCAATATCTGGATTCTTGGCAATTGCTTTAAAATGGTCGTTCAGGCCAATCAGGTATTCGATTGCTTGGGAAGCTCCAAAACGGTATTCACCATATTCGAATATATCCTCAATATCATTGTCTGCTTCTTGCGATAGAACGTAGCCTTTTATCACCCGTTCTTTTTTGAAGCAATGATCTCATCCATTGTTCTGGGACTATCGGGGCCGTTCCAACCCTTCTCTATCTCGCTTCTAAGATCCTCAATGACCTTGTCCCTATAAATTCTATGCAGACGTATGGCATCACGGATTACCTCACTATTGTTCTGATATTCACCGGTCGCCACTTGTTCGGCAATATATTCTTCCTGTTTTTTTGTGAAACTGATATTCATGACAAACTTTTTATCTCACTCAAAAATACATGATTTGTCCATATTTAGCAAATATGGACATTAAACGAATCGTTTGTTTGAACTTTTATCATGTTTTAAAACCCTTGCTTTCAAAATTCCATAACAGTCTATATCAATTTTTCACCTCTAAAAATTGGAAGCACTTCTCTATCTTATGATTGCCAGCATCCCTGCCTTTCAAGGTGAAAACTAAGGCTAAACGTTCAGTATTTCACGTCTGTTATCGTATCCCGGTGTCTACATCTATATTGAGCAGCAGCGTCTCTCCTGATTTGATTGAAATTATCGCTGGCAAATTCGTGCCAAACCGATGTTGTTTTTCAAGGTCTACAAGATAGCTGCCTTCGGAAAGTTCAAATCTGTAGGTTCCATCCAAATCAGGTTGAATTTGGCCAAGCTTCGTAGATTTATCCGTTGTCCAGACTGCAATGGGCCAGGTCATATAGGTTTCTTCGGTTGGTTGACACGCGGGATCGGGTGGAAAGGTCTCCACCGGACATAGCGGACCAATGGTAACCTTTCCTGCTAAAAAGCCTTCCTCATCAACCTGTTTTTGTTGATCACAACTGCTAACGCTAACAAATAGGCAGGTAACGGCCAAAAGGACACAATTTTTATAGGCATGCGCTATACGCTTCATTACTGATGCCATGGGGTTCCTCATTTTTTGCAAGGCGTTGGGGTTTCTTATATAAAAATAGCTAAAATTACCTTTTTGATCGCCTCTAGGCGAGAAG is a window from the Muricauda sp. SCSIO 65647 genome containing:
- a CDS encoding type II toxin-antitoxin system ParD family antitoxin encodes the protein MNISFTKKQEEYIAEQVATGEYQNNSEVIRDAIRLHRIYRDKVIEDLRSEIEKGWNGPDSPRTMDEIIASKKNG
- a CDS encoding endonuclease/exonuclease/phosphatase family protein; the protein is MRLLFIIILGFCAAYGYAFQDPPKTEVVVSVTIDDTGQSNLYRVNGKDSIQQGISGKANYFLKSHLKIGSDDQLAPLWENQNFSVEVWVQTKAENNEYQVIAANKDWNSGDIKDYTTNHSFGHSRTSGKNKGWALTCQPDGSWAWNIGDGEHRLDYRPTSPRQQINDNQWHFIVFTVDRVKNEARMYFDGVNVAIYNIKGIGSLNSELPTVLANDALADMESPSFQGALDEFKIHSGVLHATTIAKKYEALVPAATLPRPTSDRVEELNLMAWNIWHGGRRHGREIGPKQVIDFIKDTKTDIVMMQETYGSGALIADALGYYFYLASTNISVMSKYPILETAPIYDAFRCGVTQIQLSETQKINLASLWIHYLPAWRSDSEKPDATAEKLIAGEGETRHKEIKEIVRQLDARIQNTDTIPFIIGGDFNSPSHEDWVATTKQWHHGLVVEWPVSKVMHEAGFSDSFREINPDLTYEEPTMTPERLTYRIDYIYYKGKNLKALSSHMHNGHKGAWPSDHPAVTTTVQLK
- the ppk2 gene encoding polyphosphate kinase 2 → MGEVNNKSSNGEKDSYELALNGLFKELVHLQEWVKSQGLKVVIIFEGRDASGKGGTIKRFTEPLNPRVCRVVALGVPTEKEKTQWYFQRYVAHLPAAGEIVLFDRSWYNRAGVEKVMGFCSEDEYHEFLRSCPEFERMLVRSGIILLKYWFSVSDEEQEKRFKSRINDPLKRWKFSPMDLKSRSKWLEYSKAKDDMFAHTDTKQVPWYVVNADNKKKARLNCISHVLSQIPYEKTEYPPVELPALPEHEGYVRPPITYQTFVPEKY
- a CDS encoding type II toxin-antitoxin system RelE/ParE family toxin gives rise to the protein MIKGYVLSQEADNDIEDIFEYGEYRFGASQAIEYLIGLNDHFKAIAKNPDIGKDRREIKEGLFSFPYVSHIIFYRKLKGYVRIVRVLYGGRDLVKFL
- a CDS encoding metallophosphoesterase — its product is MERRNFVKKSLAVGAMAAMPIPLKAFEGIFDKKPLRIGIVADVHQDIIHDGVERLRFFMEDMKKRQPNFIIQLGDFALPRKRNQPFLDVWNEFEGSKYHVLGNHDMLDLGFTREQTMTWWQMGKRYYTFDHGGLHFIVLDGNDKNPKPWSGYDRYIGDEQKEWLKSDLENTRKPTIVFCHQSMEAEGGVANGAEIRAIFEEAKISTKQSKVIACFSGHHHTDYVKTINDIPYIQINSMSYKWVGDKYQYHRFAPHIEAAYPNLSKTCPYRNPLYTLLTLDMEKSTLHLEGRETQFIPPTPHELKIPHAHTMHSTITEQNVKVSI
- a CDS encoding DUF2490 domain-containing protein, coding for MKSIIIGAILVLFLVSHSSYGQELPEKVVNENAQFWISTNNVFRIADRWALLNDIHVRRNNFLADPNFYFLRVGGQYYLNANLRLAVGYAHLWLTPTGDWDSFQNENRIYQQLSISRRYEKMNALFRIRLEQRFFNNVQDGQSLRDDSFVNRIRFLVSAGFPFKQGGPTEFILANETHLNFGKDVIFNTFNQNRLTVGIKHKLSKHWKVDCGYMMVYQQLAAGNVYNLNHTMRLFFYGSFDFRKNKNLPFNEVRHGEE